CATGCATCCTTGCCGCAGATCGTCGACGAACTCGGCGACGGCGACCGGACGGCGGGCTGGGCGGCCATGAACAAGCTGCCCTACGCCGACGCCGTGCAGCATGCCGGTGGCCCGATCGCCTGCATCGACTGCCACGACCCGCAGACGATGCAACTGCGGATCACCCGCCCAGCGTTCATCGACGGCATCAAGAAGTACATGGCCGGCCAAGGCGTGGCGGACTTCGACGTCAATACCGACGCCACCACCCAGCAGATGCGCGCCTACGTTTGCGCGCAATGCCACGTCGAGTACTACTTCGCCGGCGACGACAAGACCCTCACCTTCCCATGGACGAAGGGCCTGACCGTCCAGGACGCGATCGAGTTCTACGACGAGATCGGCTGGGTCGACTTCACCCACGCCGACACCGGCTCGCCGGTGCTGAAGGCTCAGCATCCCGATTTCGAGACCTGGAGCCAGGGCATCCACGCCTCCAATGGCGTGACCTGCGCCGACTGCCACATGCCCTACACCCGTGAAGGCGCAGCCAAGGTCAGCGACCACCACGTCACCAGCCCGATGCGCAACGAGGCATCCATCAATGCCAGCTGCCTGACTTGCCATCATTCCACGGCAACGGAGATGAAGGAGCGGGTCGACACCATCCAGAACCGCTGGTACGAGGCTCAGGACATCTCGTTCGCGGCATTCGACGAGTTCATCAACGACCTCGCCGCAGCGACCACGAATGGCACCGCCACCGAGGAGCAGCTCGACCTCGCCCGCGACTACCAGCGCCGCGCATCCTTCCTGATCGATTACACGATCTCGGAGAACTCGAGGGGATTCCACGCTCCGGCCTACGCGATCGCGATGCTGAACCAGGCAACCGACTATTCCCGCAAGGGCCAGCTGGCCATCCGCGGCGTCGATGTCGGTCCGGCCACCGGCCCGGTATCCAGCGCCAGCCCGACTCCGAACCGCTGATATCGCAAATAACAAGGGAGAATGGAGTGCCCAAGCCTCTTGAAACACCCGCCAGTTCCCCGGCGCAGCCAGATGCTGGGGAACTGGCGCGTTTTCTCGCCTCTGCGCCCGTCGGGCTCAAGGCATGGGCGGACGAGCAGCTGGCCGCACTCGACATCGCCCCGGAGACCGATCCGGCTGACGGCGACGCGGTCGGTGTCGAGGAATTCGCGGACGACTTCGACGAAATCCCCAACAACGCGACCGGCGAGTCCGGGCAAGATGCCGAGCAACCTGCCGGCAGCCCCGCCGCCCGCGCTCGGCCCAGTAAACCGCGCGCCAAGAACTCGGCGGTCGGCGGCAAGATCAATCTCGTGCTGGTCGCGCTGCTGGTGGCAGCGATCGTGATCATCGTCCAGCAGACTGGAATCACCAACCGCGAGTCGGCCTCATCGCAGGGGGCCGCGTCCGGAATGCCGAGCGGGATGAGCACCTTCGCTCAGATCGACCAGGCACGAGTCGACGAGCTCAAGGCACAGATCGATGCCGATCCGTCGAACACGGCCGCGCGCCAGCAACTGGCTGAGCTCTACCTCGATGCTGCCCTCTATCAGGACGCGATCGAACAACTCGATCAGGTTCTGCAGATCACGCCCGATGACCTGGACGCCCTGCTGGCGATCGGGGTGGCCGAGTTCAATCTCAGCCAAGACGAGCAGGCCGAACAGCACTGGCTGCGGGCCACCCAGGTCGCGCCTGCCCAGGCGGAGCCCTGGTACAACCTCGGCTTCTTGTACATGGCGCAAACCCCGCCCGACTACGACAAAGTCGAGCAGGCCTGGGGTCGGGTCATCGAACTCGATCCGGATTCCGAACTCGCGGCCACCGCGAGGGCTCATCTGGAGCGTGCCCGCGCCGCTTCACCGACCCCGAGCACGGGACCGTGACATGGAGATCACGATTCCGCTGGCCCTGTTGGCGGGGGTGGTGTCGTTCGCCTCTCCGTGCTTCCTGCCGATCGTGCCCGCCTTCGTGGGTCAGCTGATCGGGGCAACTCCGGGATCGGCGGTATCCAGGAGCGTGGCATTGCGCAACACGCTCAGCTTCGTCGCCGGATTCAGTGTGGTCTTCATCGGGCTGTGGGCGTCCATCGGCCTGATCGGCCGCTCACTGGGATCCGGTGTCGGGCTGCTGCGAGTGGCCGGCGGCGTGTTGCTCATCGTGATGGGCCTGCACGTGGCCGGACTGGTCGACATCGGGCTGCTGAATCGGTCGGTGCGCCCGCGGATGGGCTCGTCCGCGGGACCGGTTGCGACGCAGGCCGGCGGTGCCGGCGCGCTGCGGTCGGGTCTGATGGGCGTGGTCTTCGGGGTCGGATGGACGCCGTGCATCGGCCCGGTGCTGGGCGGCATTCTCGCCCTGGCTACGGTCTCGTCCACCAGCGGACGCGGTATCACGCTGATGCTCGCCTATTGCCTGGGGCTCGGCCTGCCGCTGGTTCTGGTCGCGCTCGGCGCGGTGCGCGCCAACGGACGGCTGGCCTGGTTCACCCGGCATCATGCGGCGGTCTCCTTGGTCAGCGGTGGGCTGCTGATGCTGATCGGCTTCCTCATGATCACCAACCTCTTCGCCCGGCTGGCGGGCGTCATTCCGGGAATCGGCATCTGAAGGAGTCAGCCATGAGTATCGAGACGCGAAACCGCAGTCGTCCAGTGGGCGTCGATGAACCCGTCGATGGGCTCGACGGTGCTGCCGGTCTCGCGCCGACCCAGGCGCTGCGGGCGATCTACGCGTTCTTCTACAACAAGAAGGTCGGGCTGACGCTCATCCTGGCCGCCGGGCTGGCCTGCCTGTTCGGGGTGCTTTTCCCCCAGATGCCTGCCGGCGTTCGCGGCGACCCGGCCTCGGTGGACGGCTGGCTGCAGTCGGTGCGGCCCAGCTACGGCGGCTGGACGTCGATCATGGACGCCGTCGGCCTGTTCAACGTTTTCAGCTCTCCGCTGTTCCTGACCATCATGGGGTTGCTGGCGCTGAGCATCACTGCCTGCACCACTCATCGAATTCCGGTGCTGATGCAGACTGCTTTCCACCCGCACACCAAGGTGACCGCGGAGTTCTTTCGCAGGGCCCGGCTCAACGACAGGTTCACCACGCCGCTGCCGAGCCGGGAGGCCGTGGCGCTGATCAAGGAGGACGCGAAGGCCAGGCGCGTGCGGGTGATCGAGGATCACCACGGGCCGGGGCACAATCTCTACACCGACAAGTGGCATCTGGCCCCGTTCGGGACGGTGATCGCGCATACCGCGTTCGTGGTGATCATGGCGGGGTTCGTGGTCAGCTCGCTGACCGGATTCCGCGATGACCAGTTCACGTTGACCGTCGGCCGGCCCGCCGAGGTGGGCCACGGCACCGGACTGGTCGCTGAGGCCATCTCGTTCTCCGACACCTACTACGACAATGGCAGCCCCAAGGATTACGTCACCGATCTGGTGCTTTCGATCGACGGCCGCGAGGTGGCTCGGCAGGATGTTCGGGTCAATGATCCGCTGAGGTACGACGGCGTGATGTTCCATCAGGCCTATTTCGGCATCGCTGCGGTCATGGAGATCCGGGACGCCTCCGGCCGGCTGCTCTTCAATGATGGGGTGCCGTTGGAGTGGACGACTCCGGACGGATCGCTCAGCTACGGCGTGCTCGAGGTGCCCGGACGCGACCAGGAGCTCTTCGTGATCAGTTCGGCATCCGGGCGCACCGGAACCGGTATTGAACCTGGTCAGATGCGGATCGAGGTCTACCCGACCAGCCTAGACGCACCGGTGGGCGCGGCAGTGCTCGACCAGTCGGGGTCGGTCCAGATCGATGGCCTGACCTACACCTTCGAGCGTGAGCAGCAGTTCACCGGCTTGCTGGTCAAACGCGACCCGGGCACCGGAATCGTGTGGCTGGGCTGTCTGCTGCTGATCATCGGCACCTGCCTGACGATGTTCTTCCGGCATCACCGGATCTGGATTCGCGTCACGCCCGAAGCTGGTGGCGGTTCGCTGGTGCAGCTGGCTTCACCCGACCGGCAGGATGCCACCTTCACCCGCCAGTTCGCCGAGGTCGCTGCCGGATTGGCGGGCGCTTTGGGTGAGGCGGACGCATTGGGTGAGGCGGACGCGGGGGGCGCGGGGGAGAGGCTGGAGCCGGGGGCGTTGGAGGACGCTGCGGTGCGAGCGGACCTGATGGCAGAAGCTGGGTCGCCGGAACTGGGTGTGATCGAGCAGGGGTTGCCGGAAGCAAACCCAATGGAAGCTGGGTCGCCGGAGGCTGGGTCGCCCGAACCGGACCCAATGGAACAACAGTCGTCCGATCTGATGGAAGAAGGGGATGAGCCCAATGCTTGAAATCTCCCAGGCGCTGTTGTTGGCCACCACGGTGCTGGTGATCATCGCGCTGGTTGCCTATGTGTTCGCGCTGGTGGCCGCGCGCGTGGCCAAACCGCAGCCGGCGAGCGCCAAGATGACGGTCGCGGTGGGTGGATCGTCCGCTGCAGGTGCGGCCGAGGTGACTCGGGCGTCCAGTGGCGACGGCTCTGCCGCCGCGCAGACGAGCAACCATCGCGCGCCGGCGCGCGGGATCGCCTGGTACGGCAGCAAGTTCACCCAGGGCGCGCTGATCCTGCTCACGGGATCGCTGCTGGCGCGGTTCTTCGCGACGGGGCATGCGCCCTTTTCCAATCACTACGAGTTCGCGGTCTCCTTCTGCTGGGGCATGATCTTGGCTCTGGTCTATTTCGAGCATCGCTACCGGGTTCGCACGCTGGCCGTCGCGGTGCTGCCGGTGATCTTGGCGATGCTCATCTATGCGTCCACCCTGTCGTACGAGGCGAACCCGTTGATGCCGGCTTTACAGAACAGTCCGCTGCTGACCCTGCACGTCTTCACCGCGGCGCTCGCCTACGGGGCTGGGGTCATCGCCTTCGGCGCGGCCGTGATGTACCTACTGTCTCCGCATGTCAGGTGGAGCGGCTGGCCCAAGCCCGATGTGCTGGACGAACTCGGCTACAAGGCGGTGATCATCACCTTCCCGATGCTGACGATCATGATCATCCTCGGATCGGTCTGGGCGAACATTGCCTGGGGACGCTATTGGTCGTGGGACCCGAAGGAGACCGCGGCGCTGGTGACCTGGCTGATCTATGGCGCCTATCTGCATGCCCGGGTCGTCGGCGGCTGGCGGGGCAGGCGCGCCGCCTGGCTGCTCGTGCTCGGGTTCGCCGCTATCGTCTTCACCTACTTCGGAAATCTCTTCTTTGGAGGCATGCACTCCTATGCCTGATCCTGGTGCTGTCGCGGCGTCGTCGAGGATCCACATCGGGGATTCTTCGGAGGCTGGCACTCCTATGCCTGATCCCGACTGGCGGGCACGGATACGGGGCAGTCGGCTGGGAAACCTGACGGTGCTCGCGGTTACCGCACTTGCCGTGCTGATCGGCAGCTGGCTGGTTATGCGCCCCGGCGACGAGGCTGCACCGGTGGCCGTGTCGAAGGTCGATGTGCCGGGGGCAGCGGCCGCACCCGTCGTGGGAGATCAAGCGCCCGGTTTCACTGCAACCGATCTGAATGGCGCCTCGGTTTCACTGGATGGCCTGCGGGGCCGTCCGGTTTGGCTGGTCTTCATGGCCACCTGGTGCACCGGATGCCGCGCGGAGGTTCCCGACGTGCAGGGATTCCATGAGCGGTCCGGGGGCGAAGTCGAGGTGATCGCGGTCTACGTCGGTGAACCGGCCACCGCGGTACAGCCGTTCGCCGACCGCCTCGGGCTGTCGTTCACGCAGCTGCCGGATGGGCAGACCACCTTGTCGTCCGCATATGGCGTGATGGGCGTGCCCGCGCACTTCTTCCTCGATTCCGCCGGAGTCGTGCAGGAGACTCGCATTGGGGTACTCAGCCCCGACCAGATCGATCAGGCCGTCGCGAAGGTGACAGTCTGATCGCCGGTGTCCGGGTGGTGGCTCTGCCGGGCTGGTCTTGGGCCGTAGGGCCCCAAGACCCTGGACGATCCGCGGGCCAGGAGCCGACCGGGTGGTCGTCCTCCATGCCGATGGCTTGTGTCAGTCGGCGGGCTGGTCTTGGGGCAGCGCCCGGCCGTCGGGTCCGAAGACCCTGGATGATCCGCGTCGCCAGGAGCCGACGGGGTGGTCGTCCTCCATGCCGATGGCTTGTGTCAGTCGGCGGGCTGGTCTTGGGGCAGCGCCCGCCCGTCGGGTCCGAAGACTCCGGATGATCCGCGTCGCCAGGAGCCGACCGGGTGGTCGTCCACCATGCCGATGGCTTGCATCAGCGCGTACATCGTGGTGGGTCCAACGAAGCGGAAACCGCGTTTCTTGAGCGCCTTACTGAGCGCGACTGACTCCGCGGAGACGGCCTGGATGTCGGCCATCGTGGCCGGCGCCGGGGTGACCTCCGGCAAGTGAGACCAGATCAGTAGTGGCAGGCCGCCGTCGTCTCGCAGCGCGATGGTCGCTTGCGCGTTGCTGATGGTGGCTTCGATCTTGCGGCGATTGCGGACGATCCCCGCATCACCCATCAGCCGCTCTACATCGGCCTCCGAGAACGCGGCGACCGTATCCGGCACGAAATCGTGGAAGACCTCGCGGAAGCGCTCGCGCTTGTTCAAGATGGTCGACCAACTCAGCCCGCACTGGAAGACCTCCAGGCTGAGTCGCTCGAACAGTCCGCGCTCGTCGCGCACCGGTACGCCCCATTCGGTGTCGTAGTACTCCAGGTACATCGGGCTGGATACCGCCCAGCTCGGTCGCGCGCGTCCGTCATCTCCGACGATCAGATCCATGCAACCATCTTGCCTGTGAGTTGCCGCCCGCCGGAATAGTCGCCACGTGGCTCCGGTTGTCCATCACGCAGGACAGTTGAAAGGACATCCATGACTCAGACGGCAGGGACTCAGTTCCGCAACGTCACCGGTACGCCCATTGCGCCGGTGCTGGCCGATCGCTGGAGCCCGCGGGGCTTCGACAAGACCCACGAGATCAGCCAGGACGAGTTGCTGAGCATCATTGAGGCCGCCCGCTGGGCCCCCTCGGCCGGCAATACCCAACCCT
The Brooklawnia propionicigenes DNA segment above includes these coding regions:
- a CDS encoding ammonia-forming cytochrome c nitrite reductase subunit c552, with the translated sequence MSTDKTDPSTPAHDTSSENTWTGPRRKWVPIVVLIACTVAAAGLTWLLTTIFTHQQESKHPFTQVVEITDTTYDPAVWGQNFPLQYEAYLRTAEMDEADKVPREPTEADPRLFVTHSKLETYPRLVNMWQGYPFSVDYREPRGHEYMLIDQQYTRRMLEFNQPGACLNCHASLPQIVDELGDGDRTAGWAAMNKLPYADAVQHAGGPIACIDCHDPQTMQLRITRPAFIDGIKKYMAGQGVADFDVNTDATTQQMRAYVCAQCHVEYYFAGDDKTLTFPWTKGLTVQDAIEFYDEIGWVDFTHADTGSPVLKAQHPDFETWSQGIHASNGVTCADCHMPYTREGAAKVSDHHVTSPMRNEASINASCLTCHHSTATEMKERVDTIQNRWYEAQDISFAAFDEFINDLAAATTNGTATEEQLDLARDYQRRASFLIDYTISENSRGFHAPAYAIAMLNQATDYSRKGQLAIRGVDVGPATGPVSSASPTPNR
- a CDS encoding tetratricopeptide repeat protein: MPKPLETPASSPAQPDAGELARFLASAPVGLKAWADEQLAALDIAPETDPADGDAVGVEEFADDFDEIPNNATGESGQDAEQPAGSPAARARPSKPRAKNSAVGGKINLVLVALLVAAIVIIVQQTGITNRESASSQGAASGMPSGMSTFAQIDQARVDELKAQIDADPSNTAARQQLAELYLDAALYQDAIEQLDQVLQITPDDLDALLAIGVAEFNLSQDEQAEQHWLRATQVAPAQAEPWYNLGFLYMAQTPPDYDKVEQAWGRVIELDPDSELAATARAHLERARAASPTPSTGP
- a CDS encoding cytochrome c biogenesis CcdA family protein, which encodes MEITIPLALLAGVVSFASPCFLPIVPAFVGQLIGATPGSAVSRSVALRNTLSFVAGFSVVFIGLWASIGLIGRSLGSGVGLLRVAGGVLLIVMGLHVAGLVDIGLLNRSVRPRMGSSAGPVATQAGGAGALRSGLMGVVFGVGWTPCIGPVLGGILALATVSSTSGRGITLMLAYCLGLGLPLVLVALGAVRANGRLAWFTRHHAAVSLVSGGLLMLIGFLMITNLFARLAGVIPGIGI
- a CDS encoding cytochrome c biogenesis protein ResB, encoding MSIETRNRSRPVGVDEPVDGLDGAAGLAPTQALRAIYAFFYNKKVGLTLILAAGLACLFGVLFPQMPAGVRGDPASVDGWLQSVRPSYGGWTSIMDAVGLFNVFSSPLFLTIMGLLALSITACTTHRIPVLMQTAFHPHTKVTAEFFRRARLNDRFTTPLPSREAVALIKEDAKARRVRVIEDHHGPGHNLYTDKWHLAPFGTVIAHTAFVVIMAGFVVSSLTGFRDDQFTLTVGRPAEVGHGTGLVAEAISFSDTYYDNGSPKDYVTDLVLSIDGREVARQDVRVNDPLRYDGVMFHQAYFGIAAVMEIRDASGRLLFNDGVPLEWTTPDGSLSYGVLEVPGRDQELFVISSASGRTGTGIEPGQMRIEVYPTSLDAPVGAAVLDQSGSVQIDGLTYTFEREQQFTGLLVKRDPGTGIVWLGCLLLIIGTCLTMFFRHHRIWIRVTPEAGGGSLVQLASPDRQDATFTRQFAEVAAGLAGALGEADALGEADAGGAGERLEPGALEDAAVRADLMAEAGSPELGVIEQGLPEANPMEAGSPEAGSPEPDPMEQQSSDLMEEGDEPNA
- the ccsA gene encoding cytochrome c biogenesis protein CcsA, producing MLEISQALLLATTVLVIIALVAYVFALVAARVAKPQPASAKMTVAVGGSSAAGAAEVTRASSGDGSAAAQTSNHRAPARGIAWYGSKFTQGALILLTGSLLARFFATGHAPFSNHYEFAVSFCWGMILALVYFEHRYRVRTLAVAVLPVILAMLIYASTLSYEANPLMPALQNSPLLTLHVFTAALAYGAGVIAFGAAVMYLLSPHVRWSGWPKPDVLDELGYKAVIITFPMLTIMIILGSVWANIAWGRYWSWDPKETAALVTWLIYGAYLHARVVGGWRGRRAAWLLVLGFAAIVFTYFGNLFFGGMHSYA
- a CDS encoding TlpA family protein disulfide reductase gives rise to the protein MPDPDWRARIRGSRLGNLTVLAVTALAVLIGSWLVMRPGDEAAPVAVSKVDVPGAAAAPVVGDQAPGFTATDLNGASVSLDGLRGRPVWLVFMATWCTGCRAEVPDVQGFHERSGGEVEVIAVYVGEPATAVQPFADRLGLSFTQLPDGQTTLSSAYGVMGVPAHFFLDSAGVVQETRIGVLSPDQIDQAVAKVTV
- a CDS encoding DNA-3-methyladenine glycosylase I, whose translation is MDLIVGDDGRARPSWAVSSPMYLEYYDTEWGVPVRDERGLFERLSLEVFQCGLSWSTILNKRERFREVFHDFVPDTVAAFSEADVERLMGDAGIVRNRRKIEATISNAQATIALRDDGGLPLLIWSHLPEVTPAPATMADIQAVSAESVALSKALKKRGFRFVGPTTMYALMQAIGMVDDHPVGSWRRGSSGVFGPDGRALPQDQPAD